A single window of Danio rerio strain Tuebingen ecotype United States chromosome 15, GRCz12tu, whole genome shotgun sequence DNA harbors:
- the smco4 gene encoding single-pass membrane and coiled-coil domain-containing protein 4, with amino-acid sequence MRQLKGKPKKESWKDKKERKQAMHEAREQVTTVVLPTLVVLVLLIVLFVYVATRPGAIE; translated from the coding sequence ATGCGGCAGCTGAAGGGCAAACCGAAAAAAGAGTCATGGAAAGACAAAAAGGAGCGTAAACAGGCCATGCATGAGGCGCGAGAGCAGGTGACGACTGTCGTTTTACCGACGCTCGTCGTCCTTGTGCTGCTCATCGTTCTCTTCGTTTATGTGGCCACCAGACCCGGAGCGATCGAGTAA